The Rickettsia endosymbiont of Cantharis rufa genome segment TTGATCTATTTTCTAGAAAAATTATAGGATGGTCTATGAGTAATAACATGAGAGCTGATTTGGTTAATAATGCTTTATTAATGGCAATATGGCAACGTAAACCAGCAAAAGGGCTTATTTGGCATACTGATAGAGGTAGTCAATATTGTTCTGATAGTCATTTAAAAATTATAAAACAACATGGTATCAAACAGAGTATGGGTCGTAAAGGAAATTGCTTGGATAATGCTGTTGCTGAAAGTTTCTTTCATACTATAAAAACAGAATTAATGTATCAATATAAATTTAAAACTAAGGAGGAAGCAAAATATGCCATATTTGAATATATAGAGGTATTTTATAACCGTATCAGAATGTATTCTGCTAACGATTATTTATCACCAGTAAGATATGAAGAGATACAAAATTGCGCTTAAACAACTGTTCGGAAAAGTGTTTACAGATCACATTCTAAAACAATAACAAACGGACAAGAGGTAATAATAATGTTGATGTTTCGCCTTACTACTCAAAGACAGTGCCTGCATCTGCCGGTATTTTTGCATCGACAAATGAAATGATTGAAATGTTCAAACTTAGCTTTGGTTATAAACCAGATCTTATTTCTAAGAATATGTTAGACCGTATGTATAAAATAGCAAAATCAAACAAGGATGTTTTTGGATTTAAATGGCAACCGGTTTGGCTGATTGATCAAAAAATGATTGAGTCATATTATGCTCTTGGATAGCGTATTCTTAAAGTAAAAGGACGGTCAAATAAAGATTTAATTTTTCACTCAGGCTATATTAACGGTATTTATTCCTTTATTGGCTTTATACCATCAGAAGAACCTGGAATTATTATTCTAGTGAATCAAGAAGGTAAATTTTCACTTAAAAATGGGCTTGGGCTTTGGCTTGATTATATAGATTAAAAGTTATATTATATGAATAAAAAACTTATCAAATTTGTTTTTATCGTTTGCAGCACCATAATTGTAACCGGTTTATTATACAAATATATCAATCAGCATTATCCGAAATTTTTTAAAGAATCGCAAAATATAGGAAGTTTTTGTGCGTCGTTATTAATATTATTTAGTATAATTTATAGTACTATTAGCCAAAATGAAATACGCAAATTTTGTTTGCAATTAACAAGTTGGGCAGCAATTTTTTTAGTTATAATAACCGGCTATGCTTTTAGGTTTGAGCTGAATTATGCTTATCATAGGGTAATGTCTGCTTTAATTCCCTCATATAAATGGTCTACTGAAGTAGGGGAAATTATTATAGCACGTAGTGGGGACGGGCATTTTTATACCAATGCTCTTGTAAATAACGTTAAAATAAAATTTATGATCGATACCGGTGCAAGTGATGTTGCTTTAACTAAGGAAGATGCTCAAAAATTAGGCTTTGACTTAACTAAATTAAAATATACTAGAACTTATCTAACAGCTAATGGTGAAAATAAAGCCGCCCCTATAACCTTAGATAATGTAGTGATCGGCGCAGAATTTAAGAGCATCAAAGGACATGTGGGTCTTGGTGACCTCGATATCTCACTTCTCGGTATGTCTGTGCTTGAACGCTTTAGAGGTTTCAGGATTGATAAAGATTTACTAATCTTGAATTATTAGGCATCTTCGTCATTACGAGCAGCCATATGCATTGTTGCATGGTTCGGTTATGTAATTC includes the following:
- a CDS encoding IS3 family transposase, with amino-acid sequence MSAMCKFMKVSRNGYYEWLNNLGCNRVKEGNELTNRIEIIFKEGRGNYGTRPIKKELSRQDITASRRRIARLIKEANLLCKTKRKFKAITDSNHNKQIAPNLLNREFTVYAANCYWVGDITYVPTGEGWLYLATVIDLFSRKIIGWSMSNNMRADLVNNALLMAIWQRKPAKGLIWHTDRGSQYCSDSHLKIIKQHGIKQSMGRKGNCLDNAVAESFFHTIKTELMYQYKFKTKEEAKYAIFEYIEVFYNRIRMYSANDYLSPVRYEEIQNCA
- a CDS encoding TIGR02281 family clan AA aspartic protease; the encoded protein is MNKKLIKFVFIVCSTIIVTGLLYKYINQHYPKFFKESQNIGSFCASLLILFSIIYSTISQNEIRKFCLQLTSWAAIFLVIITGYAFRFELNYAYHRVMSALIPSYKWSTEVGEIIIARSGDGHFYTNALVNNVKIKFMIDTGASDVALTKEDAQKLGFDLTKLKYTRTYLTANGENKAAPITLDNVVIGAEFKSIKGHVGLGDLDISLLGMSVLERFRGFRIDKDLLILNY